A single genomic interval of Pseudomonadota bacterium harbors:
- a CDS encoding membrane dipeptidase has protein sequence MSSRWNISERAATLHADALVWDDHSGFWPYPEADLDKLDRWIASGVDYLSVNVGFDVEDWQKTVKNLAAFRTWFEKHPERFRLVDTAEDIRRAKRAGRLAIAFDIEGMESLDGHAAMVSLYYKLGVRQMLFAYNRNNRAGGGCHDENVGLTPFGRTVIAEMNRVGMLVDLSHCSLKTSLEAMEASSQPVIFSHSNPKALNDHGRNIVDAQIKACGATGGVVGLHGIGLFMGDPEARTETLVRNIAYVAERIGAAHVGIGLDYNCSPGEPVDIRDPHFWPPAAGYGKYRNSRNADPEQLPAVTEGLLAHGFSDSEVRGILGENFFRLASRVWR, from the coding sequence ATGTCCAGCCGATGGAACATTTCCGAGCGTGCGGCGACACTGCACGCCGATGCGCTGGTCTGGGACGACCACTCCGGGTTCTGGCCCTACCCCGAAGCCGATCTCGACAAGCTCGATCGCTGGATCGCGTCGGGCGTCGACTATCTGTCGGTCAATGTCGGCTTCGACGTCGAGGACTGGCAGAAGACCGTCAAGAATCTTGCGGCGTTCCGCACCTGGTTCGAGAAGCACCCGGAGCGCTTCCGCCTCGTCGACACCGCCGAGGACATTCGCCGGGCCAAGCGTGCCGGCCGGCTCGCCATCGCCTTCGACATCGAAGGCATGGAGTCCTTGGACGGCCACGCGGCGATGGTGTCGCTCTACTACAAGCTCGGCGTCCGCCAGATGCTGTTCGCCTACAACCGCAACAATAGGGCTGGCGGCGGCTGCCACGACGAGAATGTCGGCCTGACCCCGTTCGGGCGCACGGTGATCGCCGAGATGAACCGGGTGGGCATGCTGGTCGATTTGAGCCATTGCAGCCTCAAGACCTCGCTGGAAGCGATGGAGGCCTCGAGCCAGCCGGTCATCTTCTCCCACTCCAACCCCAAGGCGCTCAACGACCATGGGCGGAACATCGTCGATGCGCAGATCAAGGCCTGCGGCGCCACGGGCGGCGTCGTCGGCCTGCACGGCATCGGCCTCTTCATGGGCGATCCCGAGGCGCGGACCGAGACATTGGTCCGCAACATCGCCTATGTCGCCGAACGCATCGGCGCGGCGCATGTCGGCATCGGGCTCGACTACAATTGCAGCCCCGGCGAGCCCGTGGACATCCGCGACCCGCATTTCTGGCCGCCCGCCGCCGGCTACGGCAAGTACCGGAATTCCCGCAACGCCGATCCCGAGCAGCTCCCGGCGGTGACCGAAGGGCTGTTGGCCCATGGCTTCAGCGACAGCGAGGTGCGCGGCATCCTGGGCGAGAACTTCTTCCGGCTGGCGAGCCGGGTGTGGCGGTGA
- a CDS encoding DUF169 domain-containing protein, whose amino-acid sequence MQPDITKLVADLERLLKLRAIPFGMKLFESVEEMAAIPRIRRPKAVHTLDQVVAQAARLGWTVGITAEDLVGQQCRAVVGLTAQDESWRAGTSYVGVWYSSPEDARRHQEAMDVVPHGRYRALAVAPLASGRLDPPDIALFYATPGAMMYFINGLQWQGYKKLDWGVVGESACADSWGRALKTREPSLSIPCFAERRYGGVLDDEMLMALPPELLAKAISGMEALAKNGLRYPFPQYGIQQDVRAGMAVSYPGKAGGG is encoded by the coding sequence ATGCAGCCCGACATAACCAAGCTGGTCGCCGACCTCGAGCGTCTGCTCAAGCTCCGTGCCATCCCCTTCGGCATGAAGCTCTTTGAGAGCGTGGAAGAGATGGCGGCGATCCCGCGCATTCGGCGGCCGAAGGCGGTCCACACCTTGGATCAGGTGGTGGCCCAGGCGGCACGGCTCGGCTGGACCGTCGGCATCACGGCGGAGGATCTGGTGGGCCAGCAATGCCGCGCCGTCGTCGGGCTGACGGCGCAGGACGAGTCATGGCGCGCCGGCACCAGCTATGTCGGCGTCTGGTATTCGAGCCCGGAGGACGCACGCCGGCACCAGGAGGCGATGGACGTGGTGCCGCACGGGCGCTACCGCGCACTCGCCGTAGCCCCGCTCGCCAGCGGCAGGCTGGACCCGCCCGACATCGCCCTCTTCTACGCCACGCCCGGCGCCATGATGTACTTCATCAACGGATTGCAATGGCAGGGCTACAAGAAGCTCGATTGGGGCGTGGTCGGCGAATCCGCCTGCGCCGATTCCTGGGGAAGGGCGTTGAAGACGCGGGAGCCCAGCCTGTCGATCCCCTGCTTCGCCGAGCGGCGCTATGGCGGCGTGCTCGACGATGAGATGCTGATGGCGCTGCCGCCGGAGCTGTTGGCGAAAGCGATATCCGGCATGGAGGCCTTGGCCAAGAACGGGCTGCGCTATCCCTTCCCGCAATACGGCATCCAGCAGGATGTGCGCGCCGGGATGGCGGTGAGCTACCCCGGAAAGGCGGGCGGAGGCTGA
- a CDS encoding fatty acid desaturase — MTEIPTVGASGLQADISEPRSWTTRNRDDRPIPLDLLRDLTRRSDARGLAQIGLHLTLLATTSTLISLVGGVWLLPAMLLQGMLLAACFAPMHESVHYTSFRSRRVAELVAWIAALPNLYNATHYRLFHKAHHQFTQDPVLDPELAGAKPSSLTGYAWRIIGLTFWRDRARFLILALRGRFLTMPYVPDAAKAGLRRSVALQLVLYAAVGTSAAAFESLAPLTYWILPAMLGRPFLSVMLLAEHTGCSNEPDGLANTRSTETWGAWRFILWNMPFHAEHHFYPSIPFHALPAAHTLMQGKLAHVAPGYLSTHRGFVRRLASGQAL; from the coding sequence TGGACCACGCGCAACCGCGACGACCGGCCGATCCCGCTCGATCTGCTGCGCGATCTCACGCGGCGCTCGGATGCGCGCGGCCTGGCGCAGATCGGCTTGCATCTGACGTTGCTTGCGACGACCTCGACCTTGATCAGCCTCGTCGGCGGGGTATGGCTGCTGCCGGCGATGCTGCTGCAGGGAATGCTGCTGGCCGCCTGCTTCGCGCCCATGCATGAGAGCGTGCACTACACCTCGTTCAGGTCCCGACGCGTGGCCGAGCTGGTCGCCTGGATCGCGGCCTTGCCCAATCTCTACAACGCGACCCACTATCGCCTCTTCCACAAGGCCCACCATCAGTTCACCCAGGATCCGGTGCTGGATCCGGAGCTGGCCGGAGCCAAGCCATCCTCGCTTACGGGCTATGCCTGGCGCATCATCGGCCTCACTTTCTGGCGCGACCGGGCGCGCTTCCTCATCCTGGCGCTCCGCGGCCGATTCCTGACCATGCCTTATGTGCCCGACGCGGCGAAAGCGGGGCTCAGGCGCTCGGTCGCCCTCCAGCTCGTCCTCTACGCGGCGGTCGGCACTTCGGCGGCGGCCTTCGAGAGCCTGGCGCCGCTCACCTACTGGATCCTGCCGGCGATGCTGGGCCGGCCGTTTCTCAGCGTCATGTTGCTGGCCGAGCACACCGGCTGCAGCAACGAGCCCGACGGGCTCGCCAATACCCGCTCGACCGAAACCTGGGGGGCGTGGCGCTTCATCTTGTGGAACATGCCCTTTCATGCCGAGCATCACTTCTACCCGTCGATTCCGTTTCACGCGCTGCCCGCGGCCCACACCTTGATGCAGGGCAAGCTCGCCCATGTGGCGCCTGGGTATCTCTCGACCCATCGGGGATTCGTGCGCCGGCTCGCATCCGGCCAAGCCTTGTAG